AGTCATAGGTTGTCTATGATTTTTCATGCTTACGTTTGACACTTCTATAAGATAATAGTACATATTCTTTGATTGCTTGATTGATGCTTTTGAAAGTATAATACAGATATATTTAATAAGAGCTAATAATTTCATTAATGCAACATGGATGACTATAGCTACCACTTTAATAAGTTCTAATCTTCCAGTTTTATCAGATACTATATTGTGCAGTGACATAATATATCAAGTGACCGATTACACACATGCATAGGCACACACTGACACCTATACTTGGATTGACTGATAAAATCTTATAATTTCATTACTTCCAACATAGAAACCTAGAATTACAActttcatgcatttttaattaatacaaggcaatttggttctgttttttttttttataaaagcccTAGAATTACTACTTTAAGTAATTGCTGGTGTGATTCCATTATTACACTCGAATATTACAGGTGTGTAGATGTGACTGGAGCTCATAGTGCTCTAAAGACGGAGCTTAACATAAGCTTGACAACAATAGGCCTTTTGTGGACTACAACTGACTTTATTGCAAAGGGGATTACACATGGACCTGTGGAAGAAAGGGAAACAGGAATATGACAAGTGcacaacaaatggactcacaacaaagacaagtgcacaaaggatgatgaattgaaggatggagcaagtttcatgcatggtttgcttttgtgtatcttgtaattttttgtttttcatttttgaagtaaaaaatgttcaagattataaaactttattatgttatgctttcaaacttaagttagaactaagatctcatgaaatattttatgattaattttgatttttttttatcaaaatacaataatgaaaatcttttaattaaaaaaaaaacttataagtaccattatcacaataaaaaaccttaatatgttatgatttagaaacatattataagcgtaataaattgttatgatttatataatataacaaactaaaaatgttatcaaaataatcaaatgtaacagttgaaaagtgttatgcaaaaagtataagattaaacttcaaatttataaccaaatactctaactaaatgttattatttgaatattatagcaacttaaaatgtgttattgaatagtttaagataacatcgaacataacattcgaatactgttatagaaaagacaggacttttaataacaagagctatgttagcattttcagaagcgttatcaatactcccggttagcagtttttaagtattatgaatattgttttttcttgtagtgtgtggATGGAGTGACAAATCGTTTGGCAAGGTACTTGACTTATTCAAAAAAGCATTGCCAAAAGGTGAAACATTACCCAAATCTTTTTATGAAGCCAAAAAATTAATCAACGCTCTAGGACTTGATTATTAAAAAATTGATGCATGTCCAAAAGATTGCATGTTGTATAGAAAAGAACATGCAAATGACACAGAATGTGAAGTATGCTCTACACCAAGGTACGTTACATataacaatttttttcttttatctgtCTTATACTTTCTCTAGATTAGAGTAACTTGACATTGTAAAAATCAAAATAagaatctttttttcttttacctGATTTATAATTTCTAGATTATAATAACTTGATATTTTAATTATCAAAATAGGAGTGAAGCTAAAGTCTTGCGCCATTTTCCATTGATACCAAGATTACAAAGATTATTTATGTCATAAAAAACATCTGATTTTATGACTTGGCATTATAAACAAGATCGTACAAGTGATGGTTGTATGAGACACCCAAGTGATTCTCCAGCATGGATGACTTTTGATCACAATCATAAGGATTTCGCTGCAGATCCTCGAAATGTCAGACTTGGGCTAGCTTCTGATGGAATGAATCCTTTCAAAACATTAAGTGTAAGCCATAGTACATGGCCAGTTATTTTGATACCATATAATCTTCCTCCATGGATGTGTATGAAGCAACCTAATTTCATTATGTCTTTGCTCATACCTGGTCCAGACGCACCTGGAAATAATATTGATGTATATCTAAAGCCACTGATTGAAGAGTTAAAGGAGTTATGGGAAGTTGGAGTTGAAACTTTTGATGCATCTACCAAAAAAAACTTTAATATGCGGGCatcactattatggactatcagtGACTTTCCAGCATATGCAAACTTATCAGGATGGAGCACGAAAGGAAAATATGCGTGCCCATCTTGTCATCAAGACACTTATTCTTTATGGTTGAAGTATAGCAAAAAACATTGTTATATGGGACATCGACGCTGGTTAGAAAACAACGACCCATTTAGAAATGATGAAAAGTCTTTTGATGGCACAAAAGAGAAAAGAATGGCTCCAACACCATTAAGTGGTTCTATAATACTGGATACGTTAGCAGGCTACCAACTTAAATTTGGGAAGACAGCTGTTAATCCTTCATTGCCATACAATTTGAAGAAAAAGAGTATATTTTTTGATTTGCCATATTGGAAGGATAATTTATTACGACACAATCTTGATGTGATGCATATTGTAAAGAATGTATGTGAAAGTTTGATTGTGACATTATTGAGTTTAGATGCAAAAAATAAAGACAATCTGAATGCACATCTTGATTTAAAATATATGGGTATTAGATCTGAACTTCATCCAAAGGAGAGCGAGTCAAAGAAAACTGTCATTCCGCCTGCATGTTTTACATtaagcaaaaaagaaaaaattgtcTTCTGTCGATTTCTAAAGACAATTAAGGTTCGAGATGGATATGCTGCCAACATTTCTAGATGTGTTGAtgtaagcaaaagaaaaatttatGGGCTCAAAAGTCACGATTTTCATATCATTATGACTCAATTACTACCACTAGCACTAAGGGGGATATCGAGTGCACATGTTCGTCTACATCTAACTCCTTTAAGCAACAATTTTCGCATGATGTATTCAAAAGTTGCTCTACCACAAGATTTTATGCAACTTGAACAACAAATACCTATCATTCTTTGTAATCTTGAAAAATTATTTCCTCctgcattttttgatataatggttcATTTGGTGATACACTTAGCATATGAGGCAAGAATTGCTGGACCATCAGTTTACCGTTGCATATACCCTATTGAAaggtaaaaatcttgattgattttcattttatttaactGTAAGAAGTTTCAATATTTTTTCtaatgtttgtatgaataaataatgGTACTTGTCtaaattaaattcatatgtttgAAACAAAAGCAAACCGGAAGGTTGTATTGCTGAAGGATATTTAGCTGATGAATGTTTAACATTTTGCTCAAGATATATGGAAGGTGTGGAGACAAAATTTAATTGCAAGCCGAGAAATTACAGTAATGTGGAACCAAATGGAGAAACACTGCCTATTTTCCAAACGACAGGTCGACATTTGGGCAAAATAGATACTAAGAATTTAGATGAGGATACTAAAGTTAAGGCACATCAATATGTGTTATTTAATTGCAATATCGTAGAATCATTTATTGAGTAAGTGTTATTTATTATATctccaataataataaaaatgtgaaacaTCATATAAATATGACTAAAGCTAACTTATTTTGTAGGGAACATCGAAATATGATTGCACAACAAAACTCT
This genomic interval from Humulus lupulus chromosome 8, drHumLupu1.1, whole genome shotgun sequence contains the following:
- the LOC133794927 gene encoding uncharacterized protein LOC133794927, with translation MTFDHNHKDFAADPRNVRLGLASDGMNPFKTLSVSHSTWPVILIPYNLPPWMCMKQPNFIMSLLIPGPDAPGNNIDVYLKPLIEELKELWEVGVETFDASTKKNFNMRASLLWTISDFPAYANLSGWSTKGKYACPSCHQDTYSLWLKYSKKHCYMGHRRWLENNDPFRNDEKSFDGTKEKRMAPTPLSGSIILDTLAGYQLKFGKTAVNPSLPYNLKKKSIFFDLPYWKDNLLRHNLDVMHIVKNVCESLIVTLLSLDAKNKDNLNAHLDLKYMGIRSELHPKESESKKTVIPPACFTLSKKEKIVFCRFLKTIKVRDGYAANISRCVDVSKRKIYGLKSHDFHIIMTQLLPLALRGISSAHVRLHLTPLSNNFRMMYSKVALPQDFMQLEQQIPIILCNLEKLFPPAFFDIMVHLVIHLAYEARIAGPSVYRCIYPIESKPEGCIAEGYLADECLTFCSRYMEGVETKFNCKPRNYSNVEPNGETLPIFQTTGRHLGKIDTKNLDEDTKVKAHQYVLFNCNIVESFIEEHRNMIAQQNSRQTTMTVDRIHSQSFPSWFAKKVEELYDNGDDRVSEDLRCLAKGLNNIFIRFKRYLINGFRFHTKEIEKNLRTQNSGVIMTAKTQSFASSRDPNPVFEEVTFYGILTDIIELDYSLGNRVVLFKCDWISRSGIKKEKDCTRVNFSNLMREDEPFILASQAEQVMYVEDLKHNGWHVALKINPRDYYNMSVQSHDENVESYLQTEVCSATIDVGDGESSLVREDM